AAGAAGAAGAGTTTTGGTGGtggagggaagttgagcctgaccaacacaatagaTGGGTATAGAAGAACCGTCACTGAGGGTGATGAATTTAAAAATTGGTGAAGTGCAAGAGGAGAGAAAtgtactagatgcagacatatgactagaagCACCGGAATCgaaaatccaatccgtacctgTGTTGCCTTGGGAGGCAAAATTGTTCATGGCCTGGATGAAGGCGGCTTGGTCCTAGCTTGGCGGTGTAGCAGATGTCGGTGTAGGCAGCATGGCCGGCTGGTACGGCGGCGAGGGCAGTAGAGCCGACGGTGGAGGCGATGGCAGTAGGGTCGGCTGGTACGACGGCGATGGCAGCAGGGCCGGCTGTGGGGTGTAGTAGTGGCCGCCGTCAGCGTAGTAGGGAGCGCCATATGATGGAGGAGCATGGTAGGCGTGAGTCGGCGGGCGAGGCGTGAGGAGTCCTGGGGTACCAGTATGGGGCCGCACAGCGGGCTGCCAGGCATCGTTGTAAGCCGGTGGGGAGCCGAGGGGAGCCGGAGAGGACCATGGCATGGGCCAAGCTTGGACGAGCCCCGTCCAGGGATCATGTGGAGGACGCTAAGGCATAGCTTCTGGTGGCGCACTTGGAGCTGGCGACGGTGAGGGAGTGGCCACCGAGCGCGTCGTAGGCAGTCGGTAGACGGGGTTCTTACCACGATAATTAGGGCTAGGACGCCGGCCTTGCGGTGGAGCGGGCGCGGTCGAGGAAGAAGGCATCGCTGGTGAAGGGGGCACTGCGGGTGCCGGACCATGCAGAATGGCGGCAAAGAGCTGAGGGCGAGCGTCCTTGTTGGTTTGAGCACGGCCGGCCCACTGGAGGATGGAGCGCACCTCGGCAAAGGTTTGCTAGGGCCGCATCATGGGTATGAAAGAAGCCTGCTTGTCGAACTGTTCGCTGAGCCTGATGAGGAGGATGTTGATAAGCTGCCGGTCTTCAACGGGATCACCAAGTTCACGTAGTTCGTCGGCGATGGACCTGAGGCGTTGGTAATAGACACCGAGGGAGGAGTCGCCTTGTACCGTAATCCTGAGCTCGGTGTGGAGTAGATTGGTGTGAGCATTGACGTTGTCTTGGAACAACTGCTGAAGGGCCGTTCAGAGACTGGCGGCAGTGGCGGCTTCCCGGAAGATGAGATTGAAGATCTTGGTGGAGACGCGCATGTAGATCCATTGGATGATAGCGAGGTCATCCTTGACCCATTGGGGATCATGGGATTGCGAGACGGCAGTGGCGTCGACGTGGGAGCGAAGATTGTAGCGCCCGAGGTGAACTTCGAAGAGGTCGCGCCAATGGTAATAGTTGTGGGACGTGAGATCGAGGGTAATGGAGATATAGGGACTAATATCGGAGATTGTATCGGTGAAGGAGAGCACCGGAGgcatgggtggtggtggtggtagaagTAGGGCAGAGGAGAAGgaagccgcggcggcggcgcgggcgagggtagcggcccggcgctcgaagtagccgggcggtgGCAGTGGTGGTAGGGTGGGCGGCGGAGCCATACCCTAGGACCAGAAACCCTAAGATACCATGTAAGATTGAATAGAACTATTGTTGATTGATTATTGCAGCCACATACAACAGTATATATAAGAGATTTACAAGCCAACTAGACCTATTACAATACGACTAGGACTATATAACTTGAGAGGCAAGTAATAGTCTAACAGTTTTTAAAAATTTCCAAAGACAGTTGTTTTCATGCAGGGATTAGCCCTCGTTAGCATGATGTGGACGAAAATTATCACACAAGCAATGTTTGTCGAATTCGGCAAGTTGTATTAAACTGAACCCACATTACAAGTTTACGTACTATCAGCGTAGTTACCTAAAAATATTTATTAGTATTGCCAATTTTACATACATGAGagatctttttttttttgcatacACGACCTCTTGTGTTCTGTAAGGTTCGCAATTGGTCAGGCTTTTGTTTTTAAATTCTCATACTGTATCATACTACTCTATGTCATATTATACTGCATATTAGTTTTCCGTTACGTCAAACTTCATAATTTTTGGCCAAATCTTTAGAAACCTTTTAACTAAAATATCAATTCATTAGCCTTACATTCATTATGAAGTATTTAAATACACTATATTTTGACATGGAGGCGCTTGTATATTAATGAATTTTCATATTTTTGGAAAACTCACAAGATGTATTGGACACCCAATAGTGTTGTCCCTATTATTTGATTATCTAGTAGTAGACGTAATTACTCCTCTGACTTTAACCATTGTTGGAGACATCCACCGGGTAACAATGATGTAGCTAGCCCAGGATCCATTCATACGTGAAGATGGTTGTATACACACCCACTTGACAGTGTTGCACTCGTACCCTGCAACGAATCTGATCATCCACACCATGTTGCCTTTTTTCATCCGGCCTTTGGCCTCGATGTATGATAACTCATACCACACCGATGAGGTCGACCAGTTTCCAAATTGATGTTGAGTCATCTTCGATGCCTCAACATACTTGTTTGATAGATTAACACCATGTTGTACTGAGGTGATAACCGCAGGTCTATCGACATGGATGCATAAATGCTCAAATGCAACACAAAAGTTGGGGATATATAGCCTGATCTTCCTCCAACGGAGCACCTTTTTGCTACATATAAGAACAAAAACTTGACAAGCTCTGATGCCAGTAGAACAAGAGGCCTGGTTGTCAGTATATTGGCCTCCTGTGCGTCCTTAGCGACATCCATAAGCTCTTTAGAGAGAGCAATCCCTAGGTTGTGCTTGTCATCGTCCTCTTGATAAACACACCGGTAAGGAATGTCGTTTGCCGCAGTTATCATCCGTGTGAAATGTCCAAGCCGAAACCAGACCTTAGACCTGGAAGTGGACAACAACTTTGCAGCACCGCCTATGCGGAACATGATATCAACCAACTGCATGCATCGCTTATTTCCCGCATAGTAAGATGGCCCAATGGTCCAtgtgcactacaggaatcaggaagtTTGTCATCTGGCAACTACAGACGGCAAAAAGTTTGCCATcatctggctgatggcaaagagtgtCGGCAAAGCCGAAGCGGCAAAAAAATCTTTGCAGTTAGCTTTTTGttgggcagacggcaaagattttgttgggcagacggcaaagattttgccatCAGCCAAACCGTGGATTTGCCATTTGCTGCAAaaataacagacggcaaagaatgcgGTCTTTCCCATCAGTCAAAACATTTTTTTTGCCGTCATCCAGACTAAGCTACAGATGGCCAAGTTTATTTTTTTAAATGACGTTAGTCAAATCGTTGGTAGAGCGGCAGCTGCTCCGGTGAGCTCGGGAAGAAGGGAAGCGGAGAGGTGGGCAGCTGCTGCGTCGGTGGTCGCCGGAGTTGTCAACTCCAGCAACTGCTGCCACTGCCGGAGGAGCTCTGGTGCTCAGGGCAGAGAGGAGGCTGGGGGGCTCAGTCACGTCGGcgtccggcgaggggccgccgcggCGGGGTCCAGCGAGGGGCGGCCACGGTGGGGTCCGGTGAGGGATGGCCGCAGCATGGTTCGGTGAGTGACTGCCACGGCTTAGTCCGACGAGGGGCGAAGAAGGGGAGGCTGGGGAGGCTCGACCGCGGCGGGGTCGGGCGAGGGGAGGCCGCAGTGGGGAACGGCGAGGAGCGACCGCGGCGGAGTCCGGCGAGGTGTGGAGAGGCCGAGCCCGGCGAGGGGTCCAAAGGGCCGCCGTTGTGCCATGGCCACGCGTGACGGGATCGGGGCCGGCAGAGGTCGGGGCGCAGGGCCGGGGCTGGTGGCTGGGAGCTCGGGTGCGCGGCCGGAGGAGCTCGCGGTTCCCTCCGATGCCAAATCGAGCCGCCGGCGTCTTCTGTCCGTCGTACAGAGAGATAGGAAAGAGAGTGGGGATGGGGCTGgataacgagagagagagagtggttgGGCTAGAGGGAGAAAACGTGGGAGGGGGGGTCTTCGGGGTGGGCTGGGAAAAAAATCCTATACGACCGGGTCATACCGACCCGATCGTGAGACCCACTCCCACGTGCGCCAACTGTTCATCCGAATCTCAACGCATGGTTCCTCGCCTGACCTCTAGCCCACCTCGTTTCCCATGTCTCACGTCCGTCCTTTCAGCTTCTAAACTGATTCATCTTCCAAAACAGAAAAcccatctccatctccttcatcTCGCCGGCGACGGCGTGGGAAGATGGCGCCGCCCGATGACAGCAGTGAGGCACTGGATCATGGAACATATACGGCAACTCCTCCATCTGAACATCCTTTGCACACAGCTCCAATCATGGTGAGTTCGGTATACTAGTGCCCTCTTCCTAGGAAATTCCTTCTTTCTGAAGATTCTTGATTGATCTCATTCTTCCATCTCGTCGGTGATGGCGCAGCCCAATGACGGAACCGAGGCACCGGATCGTGGAACATATACAACATCCCCTGGACCAGAACCTGCTTTGCCCACAGCTCCTCCACCCGTGGTGAGTTCAGTATACTAGTGCATCCCTCTTTCTAGGAAATTTCTTCTTTCTGAACCATCTTGGTTGATCTCATTAGCCTTGCAGCAATCGCCAAGGAACACAATTCCGCCAAGGACGAGCAGCACACCAAGGGACGATCAAGATTTGCAAGACGAAAATAATTTTTGTTGGGATGAGCTTTCAATCTGAGGAAGAGGCATACCAGTTCTATAATTCTTATGCTAAAATAAAAGAATTTAGCATTAGAAAGTGCCACCTGAAGCTTAGAGCACATAACACTGTAAGTGCCAGATATTTAGTTTGTAGCAAGGCAGGTGTGAAGGCCACTCATCCAACACATGTACCCAAGAAAGAACAAGCTATTTCGACGACTGATTGCATGGCACGTGTTCAATTCAGCATCAATCCGGAGGGTGTTTGGAGTGTTCAAAAAGTCATCCTTGAGCACAATCATCAGCTTGTAAGTCCAGACAAGAGGCACATGCTTAGATCGCAGCGTCAACTCTTAGATGCTGACCGCCACATGATTAAGCAAATGAGGACATCCGGAATTAAACAAGCTGAAATATATGATTTCTGTGAGCTTTGGTATGGTAAAGATGCTATGTCATTCTTGCAAATGGATTGCAACAATTACTTACGAAGTGAGCGCTCGAAGTATTTGGAGACCAAAGATGCACAAACATTAACAGAGTATCCAAAAATAAGCAAGCTGAGGACCCTTCATTTTTCTATGCCATGCAATTAAATGATGATGATGGTACAATAATGAATATCTTTTGGACTGATAGACAAGCTATCATGGATTATTCTGTCTTTGGAGATGTTGTTTCCTTTGACACCACATTTTCAACAAATAAGTTTCCAATGTCATTCGCTCCATTTATTGGTGTTAATCATCACAAACAGACTGTTCTTTTTGGTGCAGCGCTGCTAGGGCTGGAAAAAAGCTTGAAGCTcgtgagctaaacgagtagctcgtgactcggctcgaatcgactcgaactcgaagaataacgagtcgagccgagctttagttcaagatcgtttatagaccaagttaaatgaGTCAATCTCACGAGTACCCGTGTAACTCGTTAGACTCGGTATAAAAGATCAACCACTCCCAATATAAAGAAAGGTCAGCCACTCAGCACCCTATGTCCCaggcgcacaacacaaggcctagccgttgaaggcccaaccacctaggagactcatgcgttacaaggaaattactattgtttagtgatatatatgtttaatatatacatactcatttttataatatttgagggttttatgttcatatctttaacgagcttaacaaactaaacgagccagctcgcgagttatacgagtcgagccaatcttgaatttgagctcgttataataatgagtcgagtcgagctagctcgttaacgaaacgagctctagcgagtcgagccgagctggctcgactcggctcgaattccgcCCTaagtgctgctatatgatgaaacTGCAGATACATTTGAGTGGGTTTTTAGAACTTTCCTACAAGCTATGTCGGGTAAGCAGCCTGAGACAATATTCCGGGAAACACAACATCGTCTTTGTTATAAATGCTATTATAAATGCATTTATAAACTTTCCTAAGTGCTGCCATTATAAATGCTATTGGAAGG
The sequence above is drawn from the Triticum aestivum cultivar Chinese Spring chromosome 7A, IWGSC CS RefSeq v2.1, whole genome shotgun sequence genome and encodes:
- the LOC123152699 gene encoding protein FAR1-RELATED SEQUENCE 5 isoform X1, which translates into the protein MAPPDDSSEALDHGTYTATPPSEHPLHTAPIMPNDGTEAPDRGTYTTSPGPEPALPTAPPPVPCSNRQGTQFRQGRAAHQGTIKICKTKIIFVGMSFQSEEEAYQFYNSYAKIKEFSIRKCHLKLRAHNTVSARYLVCSKAGVKATHPTHVPKKEQAISTTDCMARVQFSINPEGVWSVQKVILEHNHQLVSPDKRHMLRSQRQLLDADRHMIKQMRTSGIKQAEIYDFCELWYGKDAMSFLQMDCNNYLRSERSKYLETKDAQTLTEYPKISKLRTLHFSMPCN
- the LOC123152699 gene encoding protein FAR1-RELATED SEQUENCE 5 isoform X2 encodes the protein MTAVRHWIMEHIRQLLHLNILCTQLQSCPMTEPRHRIVEHIQHPLDQNLLCPQLLHPCNRQGTQFRQGRAAHQGTIKICKTKIIFVGMSFQSEEEAYQFYNSYAKIKEFSIRKCHLKLRAHNTVSARYLVCSKAGVKATHPTHVPKKEQAISTTDCMARVQFSINPEGVWSVQKVILEHNHQLVSPDKRHMLRSQRQLLDADRHMIKQMRTSGIKQAEIYDFCELWYGKDAMSFLQMDCNNYLRSERSKYLETKDAQTLTEYPKISKLRTLHFSMPCN